Proteins from a single region of Haloarcula laminariae:
- a CDS encoding 50S ribosomal protein L37ae: MASKSGKTGSSGRFGARYGRVSRRRVAEIEAEMNEDHTCPNCGEDKVDRKGTGIWQCGYCDYKYTGGSYKPETPGGKTVRRSIRAALAEDEE, encoded by the coding sequence ATGGCTAGCAAGAGCGGAAAGACCGGTAGCTCCGGCCGATTCGGGGCTCGCTACGGTCGCGTCTCCCGGCGCCGCGTCGCAGAGATAGAGGCCGAGATGAACGAGGACCACACCTGTCCGAACTGCGGCGAGGACAAGGTCGACCGCAAGGGGACCGGCATCTGGCAGTGTGGCTACTGCGACTACAAGTACACCGGCGGGAGCTACAAGCCCGAGACGCCCGGTGGCAAGACGGTCCGTCGCTCCATCCGCGCCGCCCTCGCCGA
- a CDS encoding DUF2103 domain-containing protein, which produces MDCRQCASELDRPGDYCLVCRTANADAVVLELERERATITTLLDGEVVGERTVTTTPEGEGSEELVVVELRNFAGLVADEVRRKRPEEVYVTGEREVISAVRGQLHHEFFRVKGDDPVQRVIDRQGEPALEVVDAAPESKLGGSHSTLIGGRAGQRVIYTVAGHPHVKKVIPGPIDAGGASSPTGVRAKATRADANGNVRVLIRDGSSVQENRVVTTAGDRELGEHVRADLNEALVEAELQDE; this is translated from the coding sequence ATGGACTGTCGGCAGTGTGCGAGCGAACTCGACCGGCCGGGCGACTACTGCCTGGTCTGTCGCACTGCCAACGCGGATGCCGTGGTGCTGGAACTCGAACGCGAGCGCGCGACGATTACCACGCTCCTCGACGGCGAGGTGGTCGGCGAGCGGACGGTGACGACCACGCCGGAGGGCGAGGGCAGCGAGGAGCTGGTCGTGGTCGAGCTCCGGAACTTCGCCGGTCTCGTCGCCGACGAAGTGCGACGCAAGCGCCCCGAGGAGGTGTACGTCACCGGCGAGCGCGAGGTCATCAGCGCCGTCCGGGGGCAACTGCACCACGAGTTCTTCCGGGTGAAAGGCGACGACCCCGTCCAGCGGGTCATCGACCGCCAGGGCGAGCCCGCCCTCGAAGTCGTCGATGCGGCCCCGGAGTCGAAGCTGGGCGGGAGTCACTCGACGCTCATCGGGGGGCGGGCGGGCCAGCGGGTCATCTACACCGTCGCCGGCCATCCCCACGTCAAGAAGGTGATTCCGGGCCCCATCGACGCCGGCGGGGCGTCCTCGCCGACGGGCGTGCGGGCGAAGGCGACGCGGGCCGACGCCAACGGCAACGTCCGCGTGCTCATCCGGGACGGGTCGAGCGTACAGGAGAACCGCGTCGTCACCACGGCGGGCGACCGCGAACTCGGCGAGCACGTCCGGGCGGACCTCAACGAGGCGCTGGTCGAGGCCGAGTTACAGGACGAGTGA